A region from the Candidatus Electrothrix scaldis genome encodes:
- a CDS encoding KpsF/GutQ family sugar-phosphate isomerase, with protein MTVEQAREVLTVEAEGITAVRDALGEEFVRAVDLIMGCPTRLVISGIGKSGLVGQKISATLNSTGTPSFFLHPVEAMHGDLGMLSSTDVVLAISYSGETAELNLLLESLKNRSVQIIAMTGNSNSTLAKAAAVTLNVAVPREACPLGLAPTTSTTATLALGDALAVALLQRKQFRAEDFRRNHPGGSLGERLKVAVREVMLSGDKIPMIKKEDSLEQAIAELNTKNIGAVLVIEGNRTLCGIITDGDLRRYLLEERWLKGEAEAGKNRKKLTEVMTKQPITISGELMAADALSLMQSKDITVLAVVGREHEVEGILHLHDLLGKGEFRFLI; from the coding sequence ATGACAGTCGAGCAGGCCAGGGAGGTGCTGACAGTAGAGGCAGAAGGTATTACCGCTGTCCGTGATGCATTGGGCGAGGAATTTGTCCGGGCCGTAGACCTGATTATGGGTTGCCCGACTCGGCTGGTAATCAGTGGAATCGGTAAGTCCGGCCTGGTAGGGCAGAAAATTTCTGCCACCCTGAATTCGACCGGTACCCCTTCATTTTTTCTCCACCCGGTGGAAGCCATGCACGGGGACCTGGGGATGCTCAGTTCCACAGATGTTGTTTTGGCTATTTCCTATTCTGGTGAGACTGCGGAGCTGAATCTCTTACTGGAAAGCCTGAAAAATCGTTCCGTGCAGATCATCGCCATGACCGGGAACAGCAATTCGACTTTGGCCAAAGCAGCAGCTGTTACCCTCAATGTTGCGGTGCCTCGGGAGGCCTGTCCCCTGGGACTAGCTCCGACTACCTCCACCACGGCTACCCTTGCCTTGGGCGATGCCTTGGCTGTTGCCCTTCTCCAGCGGAAGCAATTTAGAGCAGAAGATTTTCGTCGTAATCATCCTGGGGGCAGCTTGGGAGAGCGCTTGAAGGTGGCTGTCCGTGAGGTTATGCTCTCTGGTGATAAGATACCGATGATCAAAAAAGAAGACAGCCTGGAGCAAGCCATAGCCGAATTGAACACGAAAAATATCGGGGCTGTTTTGGTTATTGAGGGAAACAGGACATTATGCGGCATTATTACCGATGGTGACCTGAGACGTTATCTCCTTGAAGAGAGATGGTTGAAAGGCGAAGCGGAAGCTGGGAAGAACAGGAAAAAGCTCACTGAGGTTATGACCAAACAGCCTATTACTATTTCCGGGGAGCTTATGGCCGCTGATGCCCTCAGCCTCATGCAGAGTAAGGATATTACTGTGCTGGCTGTGGTAGGAAGGGAGCATGAGGTAGAAGGGATTCTTCATCTGCACGATCTTTTAGGAAAGGGCGAATTTCGCTTTCTTATTTAA
- a CDS encoding CooT family nickel-binding protein: protein MCQLNAVMEREGTQETLMEGVTGLEVTQQGIILRTYFEEPMTVAHASIKRIDFLGGSVVLAPDLPDEA, encoded by the coding sequence ATGTGTCAGCTAAATGCAGTGATGGAGCGAGAGGGAACGCAGGAAACCTTGATGGAGGGAGTGACTGGCCTTGAGGTGACTCAGCAGGGAATAATTCTTCGGACCTATTTTGAGGAACCGATGACCGTTGCTCATGCCTCAATCAAGCGGATTGATTTTCTGGGGGGCTCTGTGGTGCTGGCGCCAGATCTTCCCGATGAAGCCTGA
- a CDS encoding autotransporter assembly complex family protein has product MFFRVFFSILEKKYFPVRYHSRASRQIFCIIFFIIFPVSVHALSLTVDVRGVSGKEHENIMASMKIALQQENPDLTLRHLRRLHKSAPKEIAKALAPLGYYSVEVQDGGSLSKNERGWHAVYEVNPGPPVHIDQIHIEVTGPGAEEEFFQHLKQKFPLKEGEHLKDAKYEQGKKHILATALSNGYIKAGFTTSKILVHKKEQRAEIELHLATGPLFFFGNTTSVQDIIMPDMLRRYLPYKQGDVYSLKALNQLQSDLYATGYFSQVFVEPQYPGGEDENQEIPIEVELRPGKTNRYSLGIGYGTDTGARGNIGWKNRMINRHGHKPEFNIQLAENGSRANAGYEIPVFDLRYDSVNFDTVFFDETWDDTWTKQLSISSSVNHNAPKHQYGVGLEYLHENYTVGATSGSANLLIPSGYFTFIWAEDRVKTEHGLRLSASLKGGNTNLLSSTSFLQARASGKVILTTPWKDWRLLGRLSVGAIMMESINELPPSLRFYAGGDHSVRGYGYKELGPMDSSGKIVGGQYLTESSIEIERKLTQTWSAAAFYDLGNAYDDIDADLQAGTGIGVRMNLPFGQVRLDVACALSDADYPLRIHLTIGADL; this is encoded by the coding sequence ATGTTTTTCAGAGTATTTTTTTCAATCCTGGAGAAAAAATATTTTCCCGTGAGATACCACTCCAGAGCATCCCGGCAGATTTTCTGCATCATTTTTTTCATCATTTTTCCCGTAAGTGTGCATGCACTTTCGCTGACTGTTGATGTACGAGGAGTCAGTGGAAAGGAACATGAAAATATCATGGCGAGTATGAAGATAGCCCTTCAGCAGGAAAATCCAGACCTGACCCTCCGCCACCTTCGCAGACTGCACAAATCCGCCCCTAAAGAGATTGCCAAGGCATTGGCACCCCTGGGCTATTATTCCGTCGAGGTGCAAGACGGAGGTTCTTTAAGTAAGAATGAAAGGGGCTGGCATGCGGTCTACGAGGTCAATCCAGGTCCTCCTGTACATATTGACCAGATACATATCGAAGTAACAGGACCTGGAGCTGAAGAAGAATTCTTCCAGCATCTCAAACAAAAGTTTCCCCTGAAAGAAGGAGAACACCTCAAAGATGCCAAATACGAACAAGGGAAGAAACACATCCTGGCAACGGCCCTGAGCAACGGCTATATCAAGGCCGGTTTCACCACCAGCAAGATCCTTGTTCATAAAAAAGAACAGCGGGCCGAAATAGAGCTCCACCTTGCCACAGGCCCCCTCTTCTTTTTTGGCAACACGACCAGTGTGCAGGATATTATTATGCCGGACATGCTGCGTCGCTATCTCCCCTACAAACAAGGCGATGTTTACTCACTCAAGGCGCTGAATCAACTTCAGTCAGACCTTTATGCCACAGGGTATTTCAGCCAGGTTTTTGTGGAACCCCAGTACCCGGGGGGAGAAGATGAAAATCAGGAAATCCCTATTGAAGTCGAGCTAAGACCGGGTAAAACAAACCGCTACAGCCTCGGCATCGGCTATGGTACAGATACCGGAGCCAGAGGAAATATCGGTTGGAAGAACCGAATGATTAATCGGCACGGCCACAAACCTGAATTCAATATCCAGTTAGCTGAAAACGGCAGCCGAGCTAATGCAGGGTATGAAATCCCGGTCTTTGACCTCCGCTACGATTCGGTGAATTTCGACACAGTTTTTTTTGATGAAACCTGGGATGACACCTGGACGAAGCAGCTTTCCATCAGCAGCTCAGTTAACCATAACGCGCCCAAGCATCAATACGGTGTTGGTTTGGAGTACCTGCATGAAAATTACACGGTTGGTGCCACCAGCGGATCGGCAAACCTACTTATCCCCAGTGGTTATTTCACCTTCATCTGGGCCGAGGATCGAGTCAAAACAGAACATGGTCTTCGCCTGAGCGCCAGCCTGAAGGGAGGAAACACCAACCTCCTGTCCAGCACCAGTTTTCTTCAGGCCCGGGCCAGCGGTAAGGTTATCCTCACAACACCGTGGAAAGACTGGCGCCTGCTCGGCAGATTATCAGTGGGTGCAATCATGATGGAATCCATTAACGAACTGCCTCCTTCCCTCCGCTTTTATGCAGGTGGAGATCATTCCGTACGTGGCTACGGGTATAAAGAGCTGGGACCGATGGATTCCTCGGGAAAGATTGTTGGTGGGCAATATCTGACAGAATCCAGCATTGAAATTGAACGAAAGCTGACTCAAACCTGGAGCGCAGCAGCCTTCTATGATTTAGGAAATGCCTACGATGACATTGACGCGGACCTTCAGGCCGGGACAGGTATCGGGGTACGAATGAATCTCCCCTTTGGTCAGGTGCGGCTGGATGTCGCCTGCGCTCTCTCAGATGCAGACTACCCTCTGCGCATTCATCTGACCATCGGAGCTGACCTCTAA
- a CDS encoding YhdH/YhfP family quinone oxidoreductase — translation MEEKRFKALVVREDAEKKIHRAVEERVMSELPPGEVLIRVHFSSLNYKDALSANGNRGVTKNYPHTPGIDAAGVVAASTTGQFSLGDEVICMGYDLGMNTPGGFAEYVSVPNDWVLAKPTGLSLYEAMQIGTAGFTAAQCVERLISLGVRPDQGPVLVTGATGGVGSTAVALLSKLGFQVAAVTGKESEHAFLQKLGAQDVLTRKQAIGRANAALLRERWAGVVDTVGGDVLAGAIKATRYGGIVTSCGNAASGDLSLTVYPFILRSVCLIGIDSASCPMIRREEIWQDLADGWRLNILDGLTTRITLDQLTHFVEDMLAGKTTGRIVVDLGGTE, via the coding sequence ATGGAAGAAAAAAGATTTAAAGCCTTGGTTGTCCGGGAGGATGCAGAGAAAAAAATCCACAGGGCAGTGGAGGAACGTGTTATGAGCGAACTTCCTCCTGGTGAGGTTTTGATTCGGGTTCACTTTTCCTCTCTGAATTATAAGGATGCTTTGTCTGCCAATGGCAACCGGGGGGTGACTAAGAATTATCCCCATACTCCGGGAATTGATGCCGCAGGAGTAGTGGCAGCCTCGACAACAGGTCAGTTTAGCTTGGGAGACGAGGTTATCTGTATGGGATATGATCTCGGTATGAACACCCCTGGCGGTTTTGCTGAATATGTTTCTGTTCCCAATGATTGGGTCCTTGCTAAACCGACCGGTTTGTCTCTGTACGAGGCAATGCAAATCGGGACAGCTGGTTTTACCGCAGCCCAGTGTGTTGAACGTTTGATCTCCCTTGGGGTGCGCCCGGACCAAGGACCTGTGTTGGTGACCGGTGCCACTGGTGGTGTGGGCTCAACAGCTGTGGCCCTGCTCAGTAAACTTGGGTTCCAGGTCGCTGCGGTGACAGGCAAGGAAAGCGAGCATGCTTTTTTGCAGAAGCTGGGAGCGCAAGATGTTCTGACACGAAAACAGGCGATTGGGCGCGCCAATGCAGCGTTGTTACGTGAACGCTGGGCAGGTGTGGTTGATACGGTTGGTGGAGATGTTCTCGCCGGTGCTATTAAGGCTACCCGGTATGGCGGTATCGTGACCTCTTGTGGTAATGCGGCCTCAGGTGATCTTTCTCTGACCGTGTATCCCTTTATTCTGCGCTCTGTTTGTCTCATCGGTATTGATTCAGCCAGCTGCCCCATGATTCGCCGGGAGGAGATCTGGCAGGACCTTGCTGATGGTTGGCGTCTCAATATTCTTGATGGTCTGACCACCCGCATTACACTTGATCAGCTGACCCATTTTGTGGAAGATATGCTTGCGGGCAAGACGACAGGGCGCATTGTGGTTGATCTAGGAGGGACGGAATGA
- a CDS encoding L-threonylcarbamoyladenylate synthase, translating to MAKRIEINPYNPQPRLISMVVDTLRKGGVVCYPTDTMYGIGCDIFNQKAVKRVHQVKKRPKQKPFSFMCSSLKNISEYAHVGNTSYRLMRKHLPGPYTLVLPGSKLVPKIMLTKQKTVGIRVPDSPICLAVIEEFGNPLLNSSAILEEHVEPVIDAFDVEELFGNDVDLIIDGGEVFPNPSTVISLLTEQPEILREGKGDISPFL from the coding sequence ATGGCAAAACGTATTGAGATTAATCCATATAACCCCCAACCCCGTCTTATTAGTATGGTGGTTGATACGTTGCGTAAAGGAGGTGTTGTCTGTTATCCCACTGATACCATGTACGGTATTGGCTGTGATATTTTTAATCAAAAGGCGGTCAAGCGGGTCCATCAGGTCAAAAAACGTCCTAAGCAGAAGCCTTTCTCCTTTATGTGTTCATCTTTGAAAAATATCAGCGAGTATGCGCATGTAGGGAATACCTCCTATCGCCTGATGCGGAAACATCTCCCAGGACCCTATACTCTAGTCTTGCCAGGTTCTAAACTGGTACCGAAAATTATGCTGACCAAACAGAAAACCGTTGGTATCAGGGTGCCGGATTCACCTATTTGTTTAGCAGTGATTGAAGAATTTGGTAATCCTCTTTTGAATAGCAGTGCCATACTGGAAGAGCACGTTGAACCCGTTATCGATGCCTTTGACGTTGAAGAGCTCTTTGGGAATGATGTGGACCTGATTATTGATGGAGGAGAGGTGTTTCCTAATCCCTCAACTGTTATTTCTCTGCTTACAGAGCAGCCGGAAATTCTCCGTGAAGGTAAAGGGGATATTAGCCCTTTTCTATAG
- a CDS encoding ubiquitin-conjugating enzyme E2 produces MASEKDQLVRDFEEINKLLAQYPQIHIEKTEGSPPATYEISYQLKGLTRQKDGRIDQADRHLLRINLPFGYPHFPPTVKPLTPLFHPDIDPDAVRIASHWQQHPSLAQLVLHIGEMICAHQYTLEEPFNQEAADWYSEHTKDFPLDEIQQGDADFQVGELSMEGGEDELSFGLELDIPEQKQEEQQDDFDLNLEIKDTPEEDVNAQLEEVQYHIDRNEVVTASKLLADLSSSSPEAQNLKKTVSTALANRDKLLRKIEELENEDRFADAYKIFKKVQAIAVDTPALSDIGQRLQQSQAMLDAFAQPKQKQKTDEQKSLPTDLPPNQNGGKKKKKTPPPPPNSTQQGAPPKAPKPSRPPIEIPIKPILIGLTLLALGGGATFLYTSEMDKMIEIERKWIEIKYQRPHTPDQFKQKHIQAEQLLITLKSVHLPGLGKEKLETEILDLINSPELKKGESGDKEYKGVPLPAPLIKKLIPIDENIVKAAKAAEKKRFSTALSLYQDALTLAENAKPSPLDPQFEIMSKELDKRTQDIKARLAKVREQKQKEKRLEKRQQAEKKLIQSLLFFEELKKKNNSSEEGLNIYELWKECTKRLMQAEQLLNDNPEINSQKRQEKIKTFLAYSRLYQYLEAARAAYEQGDFAKAIEKYQSALDLLDEERVLFDTFYKEASKIRKTILMLNISIELRKAVEEENQNNLKSALTSYKKILKIIRTSEVEKDDTLKKLERYIRSKIDEQSLKAAKSSNQEWWQKNYERIFTKEFPSIRPSLLSKPRIEFVKIEHGRLLYIIRCSERGIGFELTYQYNLATGKWSPYREKL; encoded by the coding sequence ATGGCCTCAGAAAAAGACCAACTTGTCCGCGATTTCGAAGAAATCAACAAGCTCCTGGCCCAATATCCGCAAATCCATATCGAAAAGACGGAAGGAAGCCCTCCTGCGACCTACGAAATAAGCTATCAGCTTAAAGGGTTGACACGTCAGAAAGACGGTCGTATCGACCAAGCAGATCGACACCTCTTACGCATCAATCTTCCATTCGGCTATCCTCACTTTCCGCCCACCGTCAAACCGCTAACACCGCTTTTTCACCCTGACATTGATCCTGATGCTGTACGCATAGCCTCCCATTGGCAACAACATCCCTCTTTGGCGCAACTTGTGCTCCATATTGGAGAAATGATTTGTGCCCATCAGTACACTCTGGAAGAACCATTTAATCAAGAGGCAGCGGATTGGTATAGTGAACACACAAAGGACTTCCCTTTAGATGAAATTCAGCAGGGTGATGCTGATTTTCAGGTAGGTGAGCTTTCTATGGAGGGAGGAGAGGATGAGCTTAGCTTCGGTCTGGAACTCGATATCCCGGAGCAGAAGCAAGAAGAGCAACAAGATGATTTTGACCTAAATCTGGAGATAAAAGATACCCCAGAAGAAGATGTCAACGCTCAATTAGAAGAGGTCCAATATCATATCGACAGAAACGAGGTCGTCACTGCGAGCAAACTTCTTGCAGACCTCTCCTCATCTTCGCCAGAAGCGCAAAACCTGAAAAAAACCGTTTCTACAGCGCTTGCCAATAGAGATAAACTTCTCAGAAAGATAGAAGAACTGGAGAATGAAGATAGATTTGCTGATGCTTATAAGATTTTTAAAAAAGTACAGGCAATCGCTGTCGACACTCCGGCCTTGTCTGATATCGGGCAACGGCTGCAACAATCCCAGGCCATGCTGGATGCCTTTGCTCAGCCAAAGCAAAAGCAAAAAACGGATGAGCAGAAATCTCTCCCAACCGATCTTCCACCAAATCAGAACGGTGGAAAAAAGAAAAAAAAGACTCCCCCCCCGCCTCCAAACAGCACGCAACAGGGAGCTCCTCCAAAAGCACCAAAACCCAGCAGACCGCCCATTGAAATTCCGATCAAGCCTATCCTGATCGGCCTTACTCTTCTCGCTCTCGGAGGAGGTGCCACCTTCCTCTACACCAGCGAGATGGACAAGATGATAGAGATAGAACGCAAGTGGATTGAAATCAAATATCAACGTCCCCATACTCCTGATCAATTCAAACAAAAGCACATTCAAGCCGAGCAACTTCTCATCACCCTCAAATCGGTCCACCTTCCTGGTCTTGGCAAGGAAAAGCTGGAGACAGAAATCCTTGATCTGATTAACTCGCCTGAATTGAAAAAAGGAGAATCAGGAGATAAGGAATACAAAGGTGTTCCTCTCCCAGCTCCACTCATCAAGAAATTGATACCCATTGACGAGAACATAGTTAAAGCTGCCAAGGCTGCCGAAAAAAAAAGATTTTCTACGGCTTTATCCCTGTATCAAGATGCACTTACGCTCGCAGAAAATGCCAAACCAAGCCCTTTGGACCCTCAATTTGAGATAATGAGCAAGGAGCTGGATAAACGAACCCAAGATATCAAGGCAAGGCTCGCCAAGGTTCGTGAACAAAAACAGAAGGAAAAACGGCTTGAAAAACGTCAACAGGCCGAAAAAAAACTCATCCAAAGTCTTCTTTTTTTTGAAGAGCTTAAAAAAAAGAATAATTCTTCAGAAGAAGGATTGAATATATACGAGCTATGGAAGGAATGCACCAAGCGATTGATGCAGGCGGAACAGCTCCTCAACGATAATCCAGAAATCAACTCCCAGAAACGACAAGAAAAAATAAAAACTTTCCTTGCCTATTCACGCCTTTACCAATATCTTGAAGCAGCCCGAGCTGCTTACGAGCAAGGTGATTTTGCTAAGGCAATTGAAAAATATCAAAGCGCCTTGGATCTGCTTGATGAAGAACGTGTACTCTTTGATACATTTTATAAGGAGGCCAGCAAGATAAGAAAAACTATTCTTATGCTGAATATCAGCATAGAACTAAGAAAAGCTGTTGAGGAAGAGAATCAAAACAATCTGAAGAGCGCTTTAACCTCTTATAAGAAAATCTTAAAAATCATCCGTACATCTGAAGTGGAAAAAGATGATACGCTGAAAAAGCTGGAGCGGTATATTCGATCAAAAATCGATGAACAAAGCCTTAAGGCAGCCAAGAGTAGTAATCAAGAATGGTGGCAAAAAAATTACGAACGTATCTTTACAAAAGAGTTCCCCTCTATTCGCCCCTCTCTCTTAAGCAAGCCGAGAATTGAGTTCGTCAAAATAGAACATGGGCGATTACTGTACATCATCCGCTGCTCAGAGAGAGGAATAGGTTTTGAACTCACCTACCAGTATAATCTGGCAACTGGCAAATGGAGCCCTTACCGAGAGAAACTATGA